The Cynocephalus volans isolate mCynVol1 chromosome 1, mCynVol1.pri, whole genome shotgun sequence region GATTTCAGAGTTCTCCTTATGATTAAACTGTACTTAATAAAGATGGTAATAGACTTAGGAAAACTTTAAATTGCTTTCAAAAAGCTaggcactaaaaataaataatatagaacCAAGATTCTAGAGTAGTATGAATTGGCATTGTGAAATAtcttctcaattttaattttaaacaatcTTACTACAAAAACAACCGATTTTACTAGTATAACAAGGACATAAATTCTAATACAAATAGCTTGACAAGCAAAACAgtttaaaattaggaaaacagtttaaagttaaaaaaatatattttggaagaaaaattatttgtctCTCAAGAGAAATCCTAAACTGACTAATGTCATTCTTCTCGTGCTATTTAAAAGTACGCATGATGGCGTTCTTACCTGGAATAAGATCTGCATAGGTCAAGCTAACATATAAGATACTGATAAGTATTTTATCAGCAAGTGGATCAAGAGCACTTCCCAAAGCTGATTTTTGATTGGCCCAGTTTCGAGCAATAAATCCATCCAACTGAaaatagaagtttttttttttttataaatgtcataataggaacagaatagataactTTAAGCTTAAGAGATACcagcataacaactattttttcataaaatgttaacaaaatctCCTGTTTTTTCCTCCAAACGTTCTCATTCTTTCACtggtacaaggggtcttcaaaaagctcatggaaagattcgtattattgtttaattctatttttccacaaactttttaaagtacccttgtatacattTAGCTCTTAAATTAGCAACTGGTCtgaaaataatttcacatttCTATAGAACTCTTTCTTTCTCAAGGCCTTTCGGTTATTTCTCAATATTTTGACAATGTCTCTTTGCAGGATGAACCCAGACACAAATTTAGAGGTGTAAAGAACCTAAACAAACTCACAGCAAGCATGTCTGTCAAAGCCTGGACTAGGAGCCCCATCTTTTGAGCCTTGGGCTATTTTCACTTATTACTCACCAGGACTACTCTTTACTGTGAGATGCTAAACTTTCACAATCCCTACCTACTTTTCCATAATTTGATCCAACTCTCTATATTGTAACTTActatttttcaattcattttgtTCAGTACCACTGTTAATTACATTTTCTGCCTGTATCTGCATTACCTATACTTGAATAAAAAACTCAATCCTCTGTACCTGGTCTAGTTAAAATTCCGATACTAtatttaaattacttattttcaaCACAAGCAAAGTATAATTTAAAGCACAGGTCATACCTAGTTGCTAGTGGTCCAAATGGGGCCTGCAGGCTGGTTTTGTTTGATCTGccagagcttttaaaaattataattagttGCCAATATTTAAATGTTCAAAATACTCCCATAAAAACCCTGATCTCCAGCCTAACTTGAGAAAGGGAAAGATCTGGCCATCCTGGTGCCACGACATGGACTGAAACCAAGTATGGCCTATCCACTTTAAACAGGaagatattttctgatttatCCAAGTCCCTACCTGGCTTATTCAAGCGTTgacaaatgttttaattttctattcttatttctacggaaaaaaataaaattaattaaggtGTAGTTAAACATGGGATATTTTACAGCAGTAGCACAGGACAGTGGTTAAAAACTTGGTCTTAGGAGCAGAACAGAACTGGTTCAAGTCCTAGCTCTGCACTTTCCAGcaatgaccttggacaagttatttggcctctctaagccttagtttcctcatctgtaaaaaaaagataacattacCTACCTCAAAGGGTTGGTTTTCTTCAGTACATAATGTGATTAATACTTGTTCAGCACTCAGCACTTAGTAGTTCAAAAAAAAGCAGTTATTAGCTATTACCATCGCAACTGAAGGAATCTATTTTGTAAGTATAATAGAGATGATGATGTTTAACAGAAAGTACCTAGAATGAAGAGCTGAGACCTTTCAAGATCCCGGTTTCAAGTTCTCTGAGCTCAGGTTTCCGATCTCAGGGAACTtcacatcaccatcatcaccctcTTGTCCTCACTATTCCTTGACCCATTAGATTCCAAGGTCACCAACATCATCAGTCCTTTGCAAACATCTGTAACTCCCTTACTCCACTCTCCTTCAACCCTGCTTAAACACAACTATCCAGGAACTCCAAACCTACACCCAAGCAGCTAACACTGCTcaagaaaaacacacaaatggtCTAATTGGTCTCACTTCAAATCCATGACCACAATCTGTGGGCACTCTATACTGCCTGGCAATCCTACGCCTGCCTACTATGTTTACCTTCTCCTTTCACACTGTCTGCTCTCACCTCAGACCCACTCCCATCCCTCCTTAACCCTCTCACCCATGACCATATCTatattttccttaagaaaaaagaaaaagattaacagCACCTCCTGATATTTCCATCACCAAATCCACCTCCCGGCGCCCATTCACATTCTCTGCCTTCCCTGACCCCTGATCCTACGCCTCTCACCTTCGGTGACTTGCCTCCCTCCTTCTCCACCTCCCCTGAATCATCAATCTCTCCCTTTCTACCTGatcatttaattaattaacaacaaaaattctCCTAGTATATCTTAAAAATTACCCTTCATTGATCCTATTTCTATATTCCCTTACAAAGCAAAACTTCCTCAAAACAATGTACATTGTCACCAGCACCTCCCATTTGCTCATCAACCCACTCCAGGGGTCCCTACCCCTCCAGAGATGATGCTCATAACGTCACCAATGAATTCTGTAGTTAGATTACATGACCTCAACACAACTGAGGCACTTTCTGCACTTAGCCTCTGGGACACCTCATTGcctgattttcttccttcctcaccaGCTATTCCTTCTCTGCGTCCTTTACTGGCTTCTTCTCcactgctctacttcttgctcatTTCTCTGATCccccatttctcttcttttaactCAGCCCAGATGATTTCAACTAGACTACCTGTATCTGATAGCCTCTAGATCTGTACCTCAGTAATGATAACTTCCTCTAACTCCAAACTACTACACTCACCCTCTATGAGAATTCTTAGTATGTTTTCCCCAAACACTATCCTACGCCAAGTGTTGCACATCACAGAAAATGCTAACCTCCATGCACatggtttttgaaaagaaatacaaaaaaagtaacAGCCCAGAATTCATGTTTAACTCTTCCTTCTCTTACTCCACATATCTAATCCATCAACATATTAACTCTATCTTCAAAACATATCTTAAGCCTGTTCACTTCTCTCCAACTCCAAACTTCCACCCAGTCCAAGTTACTACCATCACTCCCTGAGGTTACTCTACGCCTCCTAACCAGTTACTCTGCTTCTACTCTTGCCTTCCCATTTCTCACACACAACACCGAGACCTTGTCACTCCCCTGCTTCACCTGATGAGTCCACCCATCTAGGGACATCAAAACCTCTATGGAATAAATGTGAAATATGGTACCAGTTAACTCAGGATTCCACACACATtatcttacatttttataaaaatgtcaatgTGGCCTCTCTCCCATTCAGTGATTATTGTAAACTCATGTGGCAgctaaaaagaaacaactaaaaaacaaaaaaggtgaaTCCAATAACTGAAAACAATCTTGTCTGTTATGTAAACAAAAAATTTCATTATCAGTAAAATGGCCTCTGACAGACCTGGAGACCATATCAATAACAAGTGGAGGCCTTCAGGTTTCACAGATAAAAGCAgggacaaaaggaaagaaattgtgAGAATGGGGGGAGGTGGTGACAAAAAGGAGCTAAACTCTGGAAAAAGAGAGGCAAGAATGAATTTGAGAGGAGATATTTGATGCATGTTTGCAAATGTCACATAACAATGCAAATGCTCTCCTTTGCTTATCCTCCAAAACCTTCACTTAATTGTACATTGCTCACCAAGCTACTGCTGCTACTGGACAGATGGAAATTTGTTTATATGAACCTCAAAGGGAATAGATGTTGTTACAAAGAAAGATGCTATGCAACTATTATTAATAGGAAATTAGCTTCTCTCTATTctcactaaataaatattgagcAAAGCTTTTCAAACATAAATCAGTTTGAAGAGGCATCAAATCATTATTGCTTCTCTGGGTGCTCACACAGAACTCAGACCAGCCTTGTAGAAGAATGTATTGTATCTATTTCCACATACTAACTTTgctctgatttaaaatttttcctctaCCTTTCCCCCACTACCTACAACTGTGTTTTTGTAGGGGTATAGTTTTATTATAAGCCATTTCAAATCCTTTGTGAAACAAGGTggataataaatacaaataatgtcATACATGATAATGGCTGCCCAGTCCACAAAAGCCTATTTAACACATAATATAGCCTCTTctgttataaaattatttcccaaTTCTAATTTAAGATCACCCAAATAAAACTTCCTCTCCCCCAAAATTAACACAATGGTATTAAGGAGCTCTTCTCTCCTTTGTCCATCCGCTGGAGAAGCAGAAGAAGGCAAGATGCCCAATGTCCATGTCAGGGTCTTCTACAAGGCAGTCAGGGGTGTGGAGAAGAGTACAGGGACTGGATCTGGAGGTACTCCACAGCCTCCTGCTAGCATTAAACCCGAGCAGAGCTATGGCCTCTAGAAGCTCCCTAGTCACATCCCAGTTCCCTGGGTCATAACAACCAGTCCATTGTTTCCCCCTCTATCAGGAAAACCAATTCTTGTTGCAGATCAGAGTATTTCTCTCtatcacaataaaaagaaaaatagcctcACAGCTTCTCTCCTTTGTTTCTATCCCTAAAGCAAGCACTCAGCTCTTTAGGAATTTCAAAGGGTGTTTCTTTCACAAAGAAGTTAAAAACCAAGAGTAAAAAGCACCCACTCCTATGCCTCTTTACAACCTTCACTTAGATCATATACAGAAAAACAGAGTCCTACACAGATGCTAAATACAAGTCCTTACACAAAATTCTAGGTCAAATTCATCCTGAAGATTTCTGTCCAAGGAAAAGCAAACTAAGGCTGTGCTATTTTAGTGCAGTAGAAGAGACCCTGGGGTTTGAAAGAGGAGCAAAACAGGAGTGCACTTACAACTTACCAAATCAGTTAGCCCAGCTAAAGCAAAAACTCCTAGTGCAATATTAAAATCTTCTTCAATAATCAAATAGCCCAAAACTGGGGCCAAGCCAATTCTCGTCATTGATAACATATTTGGGATTGTCCACGGGTTTTCATACTGAAACacaaagacaacaaaatttaaatgaaatactatAAATTCATATCTTAAATAACTATATACATTAGAAAAATACACTTTTTCATCTTAAGGGTCAGAAGctacataaactttattttcgtttgttttgttgttgttgtggctggccagtgcagggatctgaacccttgatcttgatgttacaacaccatgctctaaccaattgagatACTGGCCAGCCCTACATAAACTTTAAATTTAGTACTTTGAGCTTTTAAACCCATTCTGTTCTTTTTACAGACAACCCTGCAAAACTGTCTTTCAAGAATACAAAAGATGAAGATGTGTCATGTACCTAAACACAGACTAAAGTGTCATATATATACAGTAGGTTTTCTTCCTAGAGAGACCAAATAAACATGTACAAGTATTCTCTCCCATATAAGTTAAGTCTTTAATATGTGACTTCATTATTAGAATTCAGAACTTTCAATActgattttaaaagtgaaatttcaGGAAGATCTTAGTCTACTTACAAATACTCTAgaaagtgtcaaaaaaaaaaagctaaattatCAACCCCAAGCATCTTGGCTTGAAACATTTATTGCAAATAACCTCTTACTCCCCTACACACATCCATCAAAAGAATGCTAAATGCTGTACACAGTGTATGGAGATacaaatgaagaggaaaaaaaacagatttaattCTATAACCTTGTCACTAAGTGGGAGAATTGCtggaagaaaatggagacagaaatagaaattgagatatttggaaataaagagaaattttgtAAATCTGTTCAAAACAGCCACGGAAATGTTAAGATCTCCAACTAGAAACCGAGGGCTTTTACAGCTCCCATGTGGGAGCTTTATGATTCCTTGAAACTTCATTTAGAGCCAAGCAGTTTGAAGTTGGCACTGTCAAAAGGGCTCTTTGGCAGCTGCTCTGAAGAACATCCCCTCCTTGCCAAACAGAATATGATTCATGAGAGgctatttcaattttaaaaagcctcAGCCTAGCTAAGAAACCCTGCACAACAGGGTACAGAAATAACACCACGAAAATGCCTTTCCCTAcagcctggatttttttcttcaaagacaAGACTGCCAATTCCACCCCATGAGACTTTCTCCTTACAAGAACTAACCTTACTTAACCTCTTTCTTAAATCAGTAACCAACTTGCATGTACCttaattttggtttaaaaaacaaGTGGCAGCACCCATTTCTAAagacatctttttaaatttcatgaacCATCCTGTAAGAAAAGGTATTCTCTCACAATATTGTTTGTATTTGCAAACAGAACGCAGCAAAACCCCAGAAAGAAAGCTCTTCAGCCTGGAGGGATAATGGTGTGGTTGCTGTTGGGATCAGATGGCAGAATACTGTCACTGAAAGCTATAGAACAACTTCAAATTCTCCAGGAAACAAATCACCAAACAAGAAGCATAAAAACCTCTACTTTGCGATCTTTTATTGAAAGTAGACcacattataaaattaaatgaaaacgtTCTTGGAATATATTCCATATTCGGGTTCAAAGATCAAGAGTGTTTCAAAGTCCAGAGAAAAACGATAAGTCTGTTGACCATCATGTGGTACAGAATAAGTCAAATACTGATCCAGTGTTACAGCAACTCACAGAgggatggggggaagggaaggtaGTTCATGACTGAGAAAAAGGAGTAACAAAGCAAAAGATCACAATGAAGAGCCCTAAAATTAATCTCAGAGAAATCCATGGgacaaagttaaaaataaagttgcaaACAGCTACATCATTTCATCTGGTGAGTTAATAAACTGGACTGAATATTGTTGGAACAGTGAATGGGATTCTTTTTAGTTCCACATAAAGTATTTCAGTTAAAATAACGTACTTCATTAATTTCTAATcattaaatatgtgaaaatttcaaaattaacgTTAGGAAAGCTAATCTCAGATTACCCAACCAGATAACCTGTGGCATACTCGACCAACTACTGCCGTTCTGGGAAGGCGTCAGACAGGATATGACAACTTCAGAGCATCCAACATTCAAACCCCAACATGCTTCAGCTATTAGTGGAGCTGAGACCCCTGCCAGGATGTGGCCACCTCAACCCATGCTGTACAACTGATGAAAGCAGTACAGGGGCCCactgaagacataacaattgaaGATGTAATAATGGCATGAGTCTTGCTGACATGACATCAAAAGCTCTCTCACTCATGCTCAGATGTCTTTTGCCTGGGCAGTATTTCAGCAAGTAAGTGGACAGATATTAGCTTCCCTTACCTCAAGAATAGTTCTAATCTTTTTCTACAATTATTTCTACAAAAGACTATTTAAAGGCTCTTTTAATCACAacctaaattatttaattatccaTCCTATAATGTGTAAGGTTACCAAAGGTCAACTGATGGTGAACCAAACTTGCACAAACAGAAAGGCCTGTATAGCTTTCTGAAGATTCCCACAAACTTGCCTTAAACATTGGGGATTCGCTTCAGAAAActaaatacagatttttaataaGAAGAGCAAAGGTTATTTTTACCAATGCAAACTACAGAGGCCCTTCCAGCAACAAGTGCGGATAGAGGAAGGATGCGAGAGGGGGTTCTAACTTGACCACCAAGACTGCAGGTGGACCTGACTGGTGCCCCCGATATTCAACCCGACCGAACCACCTGCCCGTAACTTCTCTGCAGGGAACGGTTTAAAAGTTCTGAAACAGCCGGACCGGCCAGAGCACGTTATTCGCATGCAGGACCGAGCCCCCGTAGGGCCGGCGACCCCCAGCCCACGGCCGGCCCTCCACCGCCTCTTCAGTACGTACCAGGCTGGAGGCGCTCGCCGGGCCCCACCGGCCGCCCGGGTCCCTGGCGGCGGCGGCCCCTCCGACCGCGGGCCCAGGGGCCGCCTTCCCCGCGCCCGAGCAGTGGTTCCGCGGGCCAGCCCCCGGCAGCCGCACACCGAGCACGGCCGGGCGCAGCCACCAGCGTTCCGCCAGGAAGCCCAGGCAGCAGGGCGCCGGCGGCAGCAGGGCCCCGTGGTCGCGCCCCTTGCCGGGCCGCGCCCCCGGCGTCCACCAGACGCCGCGCAGAGCCCCCCACGAACCGCGCGCCACACGCGAGGCCAGCATGGCCCTGTGGCCGCGCTGCGGGGGCGCAGGCGGCGAGAGTTTAGCAGCCTGGGGCACCAACGAGCCGCTTCTCCATGAAGTCCCCGCGATACCAGGGTACCGCGGCCTCCGCGGCCTCCATACTGGTTTTCAAACCCCAGCTCGCTCTCCTTATACAGGTGGCATGGGACCGCCAAGCGCGGCCGCCTTCGCGACGCTTTTGCGACCCTGTCGCCTTCCGGCTTCCCAGCGCTGCCGGCGGCAGCGGGAGGCGTGCGCCATCAGGCCTTTGGGCTTTGGAGAAGCAGTCTGAGCGCGGCGCTCTCTGCCCGCACCCGGGAGCGTGGGCCGGTagggaggggaaggcaggaaCGAGCAAGGCGGGATGACCGCGCGGCCAACATGGCCGCGAGGGGGCAGGAGCCGTCTCAGGCCAAGGCCGGTGGTCGGAGCCATCTCCGAGGCCGGTGGCTGGCAAAAGGGCCCTCTCCTAGGTGCGTGTCGTGACCTAGGGTCCTCGTGGACGGCTTCAGTGTTAGTAAAATATGTAGTAGAGAAGAAGTAATTAGTAAAAACCAGCTCTCTGCTCCTTCTTTTTTGGCCATTGAATGAAGATGCATATGCCAAAAATACAAGTATTAAAAAGTGTTAGTAATAGCAATTACTAATTGTTTTGCTGAAAACAGTGCTAACTAGATAAGCCGGGCTATAGTGTATTTTCCaatttaatcctcccaaccaCTCTAAGGTAGGttccatttttacttttacttttacagagaaggaaacttgCTTATAAGAGTATCTAAGATAATTGTGAATCAGTTCATCGTtaactaatatattttaatattgataCATTGTTTCTAATAAACGTTATATTATCGTTATGTTGTTAATATTAATATTGCAATGTTACagaacttttttgttgttgagttttgtGCCCAGCTGAATTTGAATGGTTCTTGCTGCCTCTGCACTGTCCCCTCCTATCCCCGTCTGTGACGGCGGACCCATGTTAAAGTTCATCTTAAACTCTTAGTTCACATAGttaggaaagaggaaaaacaactGAAATTAAAATTCTACATTGAGCATTTATCAAAAGAATATCGTCAATATTTTACACACACATCGAAGTACTgctgagaaaatttaaaatgtactagCAACGTAAAAAGGatatcaaacacacacacacacacacacacacacacacgaataaaACAGCTACAGTTCTCATACATAGACATCGATTCTGGATAACCCTGGTAAGAGGGAGTGGGCGGTATTCCAGTCAGTCCTCTCCTTTCCACTCACTGAATTGCCTTTTTTCACTCTTTCCTAATTTGTCAGTTTCTCATTGTCTCTTGGAatttctcttctctgagcttTGCTTCTAATATTTGGCACTGAGGACACGAACTTTACTTGCTTTTCCTTTGGGgttttttccatttgttgctgtgatagattttatttctgttacttatagtATTTGTCTAATTTTTCTGAACTTCTACATTAATTCTAGTTGCtgtgtttaattatttctttttttttttttttttttttttttttttttttgtcttatttgtgaccggcactcagccagtgagtgcaccggtcattcctatgtaggatccgaacccgcggcgggagcgtcgccgcgctcccagcgcagcactctaccgagtgcgccacgggctcggccctaattatTTCTTCAACGTCTGTGCTATGTATGGTAATCTTGTTTTATCCAGGCTCAGTGCCCTCAAGAGTAACACCATTGCCTGAGCTCTTATTTGCCTTATTATTTGGAGATATCATTcatagttttctgttttaaatacaattgtatatattttttgtatatttccatATATGGAATTACATTATATTgagttataaattttttaaattgaacatCCCCAAAATTGTCTAGCAAATATTATGTTCTGTTTTTCACTTcagtataaaattagaaaaaaaaaaattaacgcCAAGGTAAAATAAAACCCACACGTAAAATATAGTTAACTATTTTATAATCTCTTTTTGTTAAGAAAGCCAACTTTACTATAGACTACTGATACTACTCTTAAGTCTATAAAAAAGTAGGAAAGTAAAGTTTCCGGCATTTTGGCTGAAAGGACAATGGCAGCTCAATACTTAGGACTAAAAAGTAATATACTTCTAACAAATCATTTTCCTAACATTTTAAGACCAGAAAACATTCAGCTATCAGTTGTTTGATCTCATTTTCTAGAACTTGACAGATGTCAACAAATGAATAGGTTAATCTGGGATAAAGGATGGAGAAAATGCAAAAACCTTAATAACAAACAAagagaggctctctaaaagaaaatatttattcgGGAATGGGGCATTGCATGAGAATGAGTGACATAGTAAATtatgtgcatattcagggaggtaaaggaagacaaagattcttaaaggaaaaataaggaagattacataattgttttgagattgttatccttggctacaaggatcgATAACAAGGGTGACTCCAGTCCGAAATTGGTCAGGCAGTTGATGGGCATAAGTCCTCACAGcggtatttttttgtgtgtttggagTGGCCTTTGTGTAAGGTTGTGGTTTTGCAGACTGCTTTGtgatggttttttgtttgtttttggcagctggctgttaccATTTGTGATAGTTTTTGTTATCAGGCATTTGTACGTGAGAACTTTCCTTTCATGGCCTTCTCCTGCTGTTTGTCAGGGTTTGTAACACATATGCCTCCATTTTGATTGACGACTTTCACACCCagagaaataatttcagatataTTAGGCCACACAAAGTAAATAATGGAGCTTATTTACTAACACACCTAGTTCGGAGCAGGACAGGGGGcagaggaaaccaaaaaattctaCTAACTAGTAATTGGTTTATAGTCAGTAAATACCCTGTTTTATAAATTCCATAGTAGTTAATTTCTGTCCACTAAGGTTAACAAAATATGTGGGCACCTAATAAGTCTGAAGGGATTGGACTTCTTTTTTCTGTCACTGGACTTTTTCCCagaatgtggaaaaaataattagaaaagtctGTAATAAAAATCCATATACTAATTCTAAGTCTCAAGcttgaaattaatttcaaatttttatctCTTCACCCTTTctatcagaattttttaaataagcaaaatatactGGTCAGGTTTCTTAACCCATCTTTTATAGTCAATCATGTAAGGGCTAACGctaagaaaacaaacaggaaaagagaaatgattGTAAATAACCTTGAATAATTAGACAGTTGACAGTGTACTTAAGTTAGTACTTTGAAAGCATAAATGCTAATAACAATAGCTACTAACATCCGTGCAATTACAGTGGAGCTATTATTGTCTAGCTTTTTATCCTTGAAATAATCCTTTgcagaaaagttttgaaaataaaaattttgcccCTAGAGGGTATTGTCTTGCCACGTTTATTCTTTCCTTGGTAGGTTGCAAAGTCCTGTTGCAAAGTATGACTGCTGATTATCCACACATCTTACCTCTTTGCTCAAAATTCCTGGAAcctatttttaggttttttgaaAACTCTGCAACCTAGTCATTTTTCCTTATTTGTCACTTTTATGTGAGGCATAAGCTTTCTGAAAAGGAAACTATTCCAAATCTATTATTAATATTTCCTGTCTATTGATAAATTGACAAACTAAAGATATGTTTGCCCTGCACTTATGTCAGACGTACAACGAAGTGTAGTGTTTGTTACTGTATTAAGTTGTTCAGCCTGGGACACAATTAACTTAAGCTGCTTTCTGTTTCCCAGGACCAGagcaaaataatgataatgtaaAGAAAGCAGTTTTGCAAATGGatcttatataaatattaacGATTGGAAGTTAAAgcaaatcaggaaaacaaaattatttctctaGGAATCAAGGAGAATGAAGTCTTATAGGACTGAGTTGTAATTGTTGTCACTAAACCCAAAGAAGTTTTGAATAACTAGTAACCCAAATAAGGTACAGATTTAAATTACtatagtaaatacataaaccaaCAGCCTAAATAGGAAGAAGTAAAACGATTGAATTTAGATTCGAGATACATAAGAAAGAGAGTGAATTAATGGGAGGACCAGGCACCTTGGGCATGTCTCCTCGGGATTTACAGAGATTAATTCCACCTAAACTCTGTAATTTAGATTAATCTTCAAATTATTAAGAAATCTAAACTAATTCTCTGTGTCAACTTCTA contains the following coding sequences:
- the CRLS1 gene encoding cardiolipin synthase (CMP-forming) isoform X2, translating into MLASRVARGSWGALRGVWWTPGARPGKGRDHGALLPPAPCCLGFLAERWWLRPAVLGVRLPGAGPRNHCSGAGKAAPGPAVGGAAAARDPGGRWGPASASSLYENPWTIPNMLSMTRIGLAPVLGYLIIEEDFNIALGVFALAGLTDLLDGFIARNWANQKSALGSALDPLADKILISILYVSLTYADLIPVPLTYMIISRDVMLIAAVFYVRYRTLPTPRTLAKYFNPCYATARLKPTFISKVFYSFNDSCISLQLLSLWSENCSSDKRQMKVIHQH
- the CRLS1 gene encoding cardiolipin synthase (CMP-forming) isoform X1, whose translation is MLASRVARGSWGALRGVWWTPGARPGKGRDHGALLPPAPCCLGFLAERWWLRPAVLGVRLPGAGPRNHCSGAGKAAPGPAVGGAAAARDPGGRWGPASASSLYENPWTIPNMLSMTRIGLAPVLGYLIIEEDFNIALGVFALAGLTDLLDGFIARNWANQKSALGSALDPLADKILISILYVSLTYADLIPVPLTYMIISRDVMLIAAVFYVRYRTLPTPRTLAKYFNPCYATARLKPTFISKVNTAVQLILVAASLAAPVFNYADSIYLQILWCFTALTTAASAYSYYHYGRKTVQVIKDR